tcgatttggttgTAACGTTTTACATTGGTACAACCAAAttgattggtctcaacctacctggagcaaaggagaatgaagaacatcaaagacacaaggtaattatgagccaagaGACAGCAAAGGCcatgtaaatcagagactacatcagggtgagaccagaactagatggtgcctggctacaactgatgactgccctgacagcaaacacaaaagagaacccctgagggaacaggagagcagtgggatgcagacctcaaattctcgtaaaaagagcagacttaatggactagactagaaggatcccagaggtcatggtccccagacgttctattagcccaaggcaggaaccattcccaaagccagctctttagACCgtgattggactgaactataagatagaaaatgatgctggtgaggagtgagcttcttggatcaagtagacacatgagactatgttggcagctcctgtctggaggggaaatgagaaggcagagggggacagaagctggctgaatggactcaaaaatagagggtggagagaaggagtgtgccgtgtcattagggggtgagcaactaggagtatatagcaaggtgtatataaatttttgtatgagagactgacttgatttgtaaattttgacttaaggtacaataaaaatttttagaaaatcaaatgatgtattatattgagcatatctgctgcaaaagacctctttaaagtattcaaaagcaaagatgtcactttgaggactaaggtgcacctgactcaagccatgatattttcagtcgcttcatgtgtatgggaaagctggacaatgactaaggaagaccaaagaagaattgatgcctttgaattatggtgttggtgaagaataattgaatataccatagactgccaaaagaatgaacaagtctgtcttggaagaagtacagccagagtggtccgtggaagcgaggatggcaagacttcgtctcatatactttggacatgttatatgtagggaccagtccctggagaaggacatcatgtttggacaggtagaaggtcagcaaaagaaagggagaccctcaagcagatggattaacacagtggctgcaacaatgggctcaaacatagcaacaattgtgaggatggcacaggaccgggcagtattccattctgttttatactggatcactatgagtcggaaacaactcgatagcacctaactacaacaacaacaatatctaagTTGTTATGAAAAATCAATAGTCATAACCATTTAATATATGTTAAGAGGGGATAAATGATCATACATACTCTCCTACATATGCAGAAAATATTTCTAGGTGAACATATATTAGTAGCCCTATGGAAAGGGCCTGGATAGCTGGGGTTAGGGCTATTAGTGAGACTTTCattctattatttattattaatattgtaCTATGAGACTGTActacttatttttttaacttaaatatgacaaagtaaaaaaagatatgaaggaatgttgacacattgtgaaaaatgtaactaatgtcactgaacaatttgcatagaaattcccaaatgggaacctaatttgctctgtaaactttcaccaaaaacataataaaatcatattaaaaaaaaaaaagacataagggAACTGGAGAATGACCAGAAACATGgtattctttaaaaattcttgAAGTGGATGAAAGTGTTTACATGTAAAAACAGGTTTAATAGAGTGGGAGTAGTCAGTATGGaaagagaaaactaaagacaagtaTAGAGTAAAAACGTATGTTCCAACAAATTCCACATGACCTAAACTTTGAAATTAAAAGCTCTGATTATAACTTAGAGAAGGCTTCCTTTTGCACATTGTTGTTTCAATCTCTAATTCCCTAATGAATTCAGTTtacaaaaatttaaatttcatgaaAACAGGGGACTTTGCCTATTTTATTCACTTCTGTATTCCTAGCACCTGGAACaacacctggcacataatagacattcaataaatatttgttgaataaatgacatAAGTTTTTCCTATAATTAATGATagccttttttttattaatacattTTAACTTGTCATCTGTAATTTTAGGTTAAAAAATTTCCCCTAGATAATAGGCTGGTAACCTCAAACATGAATGCCAAGGATGGCAAGCCAATTGTCACTTGTCCTGGCCCCTTTCTggtatttgcattaaaaaaaaaaaaaacgaggacGAGGACGTGCTGCCGCCAGGTCACCCCAGCAGTGAAGTTTTCTTGGAAATACTTTGTACATAACTTGCCATCACCAATTTTTAGAATCATACATCTTTTGGTGAACCCAAGAAGATGAAAGACCTTCAGAATAACTGGCAAGGATCTCTACGCCTTTGAAGTTGATGTTTTAGAGACTAGCCGTTATTTGCAAAATATACCTTAGCATCTCTGCTAAAGATAGAAGTGGATGAAATGGATCAAGTTATACGGCATCTCTTATGTCCTAAAATATGTATGTCCTTTTGCTATCTTAAGCAGGCTTCTATCCCACAGACCTTCTATAAGAGCTGTTTTAAAACATATGATCTGACAAGTATGAATATAGTTATAGGGCAATGAGGAAGAATAATTGAAATCAGGACTATACTAGAAAACTGGACATACAATAGTTACATCTACCTGGCACGCTGGATCAGCCTATAGGCAATGTACTTGCGGAATAGATATCCCAGCCGAACTGTGTCCGTATGAAGTGTCTCAATTATGAGATTCCTAGCTGTTGTGTGCATCTGTGAAGAGAGTCCAGAAGTTTTCGTGGCCTGATTTAAGAGTACCAGGTTCTTCCTCTGAGcctccacatcaacaaaataCTTCTCTTCTTCTTCCAGCTCTTGGGGAGAGGAAGGGGGCACTATCATCTTGGGTTTCTTGGTAGCTAGAACTGAGGTCAGTATCCAGGGCCTGTCTATAGGAGGCAATCTGGATTTCTGGTCCCATTCAGAAAGTGAGACCTGTGATATTTTGGGTGATCGAGTAATAAGAGAAGGTAGCAATGCTATAGGCTTCATACAAGTGGGAAGGGCCCCTTCATCAATGTAAGGGGTTTGTGATACTGGTGCCCTGGTGTAATCGGTGAGATAGGGCTGAAATGTTCTAAATTGTTCCATGGCAAAAGGATCTTGGAGCATCTGGGTTTCTTCAGAAGTGTCAGAGACATCTGACTTTCGGAACGTCTTAGGGGCTTGCTTTGCTTTGAACTTTGAATCACTGGGAGGGACCAATGCTGATTTAGATTTCGGAGAAATAATTTCCAATCCTTTCTTACTTTTCTCAAAGACAAGAGAAGTTAAATCTTTCTGGAGCTTTCCAGGAGTTGGAGAAGCCCATAATTTGGGGGGCTGCCCAGAGGTGGGATGGCCCCATAGTGGGGAAGGTTGCCCCGGAATAGGAAGGATCCATGGTGCCAGATGCTGCCCAAGGGTAGAGGGTCCCCACAGAGGGGGATGGAATACCTGGGGCTGCTCAGGGAGGGTAAAGGGTCTAGATTCCAGGAGCTCCCCAGGGATGGAATAGGCCTCAGAAACCAAAGGCTGCCCAGGAGGGAGACTGGGGATCTGTCCAGAGATAGGTGGGACTCCAGGTATAAGAGGCTGCCTGGGGGTGAGAGAGGCCTTTAATATCAGGGGTGGCTGGGGAGTGAGAGGGCCCCTAGATGTGAAGAGCTGCCTAGGGGTGGGAGGGACCCCTTGTGGTAGGAACTGCATAGGGGTAAGTTGACCCCGAGAGGAAGGAAGAGTCTGTGGTGCAAGTAACTTCTCAGGGTCAGAAGCAATCCCCATTACTAGGGGTGTCCCAAGGGCACAGGGGGATTGAGTGAGAGGAGACCTTGATATCTGCAAAGGAGAAGAGACCCCAAATACAGAGGACTTCTCAGCAATAGCAGATGATACCATGAACTGGCTAGGGCTTAATGTAAAGGATTGCCCAGGCGAGAGAGAAGCCTtcaattcttgaaatggtctaAGAGTGGAAGGAGCCAATGTAGGGGACTGCTTAGGAATATGAGGAGAACTTGGTCTGAAGGACTGATCAGTTACAGAAACGATCCCAACTTCTGGAGTATGTCCTGAAGAAGGACCAGTCCAAAGTTGTGAGGGCTGCTCAGCAGTAAAAGGAGCTCTCGATTTTAGGTCCTCCTCAGGCATGAGAGTAATATCCACTGGCTGGACCTGTCCTGGAGGAATGGGGACCCCCAAAGGTTGGACTTGCTCAGGGATAAGGGAAGATCCCAAGACGTGGTCTTTATCTGAGGTTAGAGAGATCCCTAATTCCCTGAACTGTTCTGGAATGAGAGGAACCCCCAATGCTTGAGCTTGTTTTAAGTTCAAAGGGGGCCCCAAGGTCTGGGCCTGCTTGAGAGTACGAGTGACAGCTGACACCCAGGCATTTTCTGGGGTGATGGGGACTCCCAATTCCTCGGCCTGTCTCACAGTGAGTGAAGCTCCTGGAGCTAATGAGACCCCTGTTGCTTGGGCCTGTTCAGGGGAGGGGGTGACCCCTAGAGCATGGGTCTGCTTAAGGATAAGAGTCTTTGGTACTTCTTGAACATTTTCCAGAGTGATAGGGACCCCCAATTTCTTGGCCTGCTCTTCAGTGAGAGGGACCTCTAATGCCTGGGCCTGCTTAAAGCTGAGAGGGACCCCCAATGACTGAGCCTGTTCAGGAATGAGAGGAGGACCCAATGCACAGGTATTCTCAGGGGTGAGGGTGATCCCCAGTGCCTGGGCCTGCTCAGGGGTGAGAGTGATCCTCTGTGTTTGGACCTGTTCTCGGGCTATAGGGGGCCCAGCTCTCTGGGCTAGTTCTTTAGTTGGAGGGATATGCATTGCCCAGGCTTGTTCTGAAGTTAGAGATGTCTTTAGTGCCTGGGTCTCCTTCGGAGTGATAGCAACCCTCAATGGCTGAGCATGTTCAGATGTGAGAGTGACCCTGAAATCCTGAAACTGCCGAGGGGCTTGGGAGACCCCCAATGCTTGTACATGCTGAGGGGTGAGAGAAATACCCAGTTCCTGGGCTTCTTCGGGGGTGAGGGTAATCCCCTGTGCCTGTGCCTCCTCAGGGGTGAGAATGATCCCTTGTACCTTAACCTGTTGAGGGGTGAGAGAGGTCCCTAGTGCCTGGGCCTGCTGAAGTGTAAGAGTGATTCCCTGTGCCTGGGCCTTTTCAGGGGTGAATGTGATTCCCAGTGCCCGAGCTTCCTCAGGGGTGAATGTGATACTCTGTGCCTGAGCTTCCTCGGAGGTGAGGGTGATCCCCTGGGTCTCAACTTGCTTAGGGCTAACAGTGATTCCCTGTGCATGAACCTGCTCACAAATGAGAGTTATTCTCTGGGCGTGGGCCTGCTCTGGGGTGAGAGTGATCCCCAGTTCCTGGGCCTGCTGGGGTGTAAGTATAATTTCCTGTGTCTGGACCTGCTGAGGAATGAGAGTGATTCCTAGTGCTTGGGCCTGCTGAGGGGTCAGGGTGATTCCCAGTGACTCAGCTTGTTGAGGGGTGAGAGTGATCCCCAAAGCCTGGGCCTGCTGAAGGGTGAGAGTGATTCCACGTGCCTGGGCCTCCTCAAGTGTGACAGTGATCCCCAGTGCCTGAGCCTCCTCAGGGGTAAAAGTTATCCCTAGTGCCTGGGCCTGCTGAGGTGTGAAGCTAAGTCCCTGCGCCTGAGCCTCCTCAGGGTTGAGAGTGATCCCCAGTGCCTGGGCCTGCTGCGGTGTGAGGGTGATCCCCTGTGCATGAGCCTGCTGAGGGGTAAGCGTGATCCCCAGTGCCTGAGCCTGCTGAGGTGTGAGGGTGATCCCTTGTGCCTGAGCCTGCTCAGAGGTAAGTTTGATTCCCAATGCCTGGGCCTGCTGAGGTGTGAGGGTCACCCCCTGTGCCTGAGCCTGCTGAGGTGTGAGGGTGACCCCCTGTGCCTGAGCCTGCTGAGGGGTAAGCGTGATCCCCAGTGCCTGAGCCTGCTGAGGTGTGAGGGTGATCCCTTGTGCCTGAGCCTGCTCAGAGGTAAGTTTGATTCCCAATGCCTGGGCCTGCTGAGGTGTGAGGGTCACCCCCTGTGCCTGAGCCTGCTGAGGGGTAAGCGTGATCCCCAGTGCCTGAGCCTGCTGAGGTGTGAGGGTGATCCCTTGTGCCTGAGCCTGCTCAGAGGTAAGTTTGATTCCCAATGCCTGGGCCTGCTGAGGTGTGAGGGTCACCCCCTGTGCCTGAGCCTGCTGAGGTGTGAGGGTGACCCCCTGTGCCTGAGCCTGCTGAGGGGTAAGCGTGATCCCCAGTGCCTGAGCCTGCTGAGGTGTGAGGGTGATCCCTTGTGCCTGAGCCTGCTCAGAGGTAAGTTTGATTCCCAATGCCTGGGCCTGCTGAGGTGTGAGGGTCACCCCCTGTGCCTGAGCCTGCTGAGGGGTAAGCGTGATCCCCAGTGCCTGAGCCTGCTGAGGTGTGAGGGTGATCCCTTGTGCCTGAGCCTGCTCAGAGGTAAGTTTGATTCCCAATGCCTGGGCCTGCTGAGGTGTGAGGGTCACCCCCTGTGCCTGAGCCTGCTGAGGTGTGAGGGTGACCCCCTGTGCCTGAGCCTGCTGAGGGGTAAGCGTGATCCCCAGTGCCTGAGCCTGCTGAGGTGTGAGGGTGATCCCTTGTGCCTGAGCCTGCTCAGAGGTAAGTTTGATTCCCAATGCCTGGGCCTGCTGAGGTGTGAGGGTCACCCCCTGTGCCTGAGCCTGCTGAGGTGTGAGGGTGACCCCCTGTGCCTGAGCCTGCTGAGGGGTAAGCGTGATCCCCAGTGCCTGAGCCTGCTGAGGTGTGAGGGTGACCCCCTGTGCCTGAGCCTGCTGAGGGGTAAGCGTGATCCCCAGTGCCTGAGCCTGCTGAGGTGTGAGGGTGATCCCTTGTGCCTGAGCCTGCTCAGAGGTAAGTTTGATTCCTAATGCCTGAGCCTGCTGAGGTGTGAGGGTGATCCTCTGTGCCTGAGCCTGCTGAGGGGTGAGAGCGACCCCCTGTGCCTGGGCCTGCTGAGGTGTGAGGGTCACCCCCTGTGCCTGAGGCTGCTGAGGGGTGAGAGCGACCCCCTGTGCCTGGGCCTGCTGAGGTGTGAGGGTCACCCCCTGTGCCTGAGCCTGCTGAGGGGTGAGAGTGATCCCCAGTGCCTGGGCCTGCCTAGGGGTCAGGGTGATTTTCTCTGTTTGAGCCTGTTCAGGGGCAAAGGTGATTCCTAGTGCTTGGACCTGCTCGGGAGTAAGGATGATGCCCTCTCTCTGGACCTGCTCGAGAGTGAGAGTCATCCCCAGTGCCTGGGGCTGCTCAGAAGTGAGAGTGATCCACTTTGTGGGAGAGCCTCCAGGAACGGGGAAGACCCCAGGTGGGGAGGATTGCACGGAGGTGGGAGGAGTGATTGGTACGGAATGCTGTCCATCAGGAAGAACCTTGAATGACTTAAGGTTCTCATGGATCTCTTTTCTTGGGTATAACTGGGATGCAAATTTCAGCATGCTCCTCTGCCTGGGAGAATAGATGCTGTCAGATGATAGCACTGTAGTTGGTGATACCATTTTCTCTAGGTCTTCAGGTTTTTTCTCCTTAATCATCACCTGGTCCACTGCTTTTTTCTGTCTCTGCCTTTCATAGTCCTCTACGTTTTgtttctcctcctctttttcccattttgtcAGCTCCAGCTGTCTTGCTTCCTCCTGAACCTGCCTCATCTGCTCCTCCTCCTTTAAAAGCAccactttctctttcattttgtgCTCCCTTGCCTCCAGCAGCCGCTGCTCTTCTTCTTCCATTTCCCTTTGCTTTTGCTTCCCTTCTTGCTCAATCCACTTTTGCATCCACTGTTTTTGCTGTTCCTTCCACACTTCTATTTCCTGCCATGGCTTCTGTGTCTGTTGCAACTGCTTTCCCTCCTTCATCTGGAGCCATGTCTTTTCCCTCTCCAAATTCTTATTTATCGTCTCATGGCGCTCCTTCcagagacttttttcttttagcaaCTGATGTTTGAGACTCATGCCAGAAAATTCTTGACTCCCTGGCAAATATTCCCCCTGCCtttgttcttccttctctttgtGGTCTCTTCCTAATGTTGAGACTACGGGAACATCTCTCTCACTTTCTATTTCAGTCAAGATCATTTGTATTAAGTTGCTAATTACTGGGTCCATGTTCTCCTGTGAAAGGAAGGTGTTAATATCAGCCTTTGTACTAGCTGATGGTTTTTGAATCTGTAATCCTGGCATAAATGAGGCTCCCTTTTTTGATGGCTTAGGTTTCTCTCCAACCTGTCCTgccttttttaaatctttgtattTTCTCAGGGTTTTAGCAATGATTTCTGCCACTGTTTGGAAATATTCCTCCAATTTTGCCTTTATGATTCCTAATTTTTTGGCTTCTGCTCTTTTTAGTAATAACTCCTCCATCAGCATAGTCTTTTTATCAGAAGGTTTTCCTGCATTATCAATTTTCTCTTTTAGGAAAGCCATTATGGCTTTCTGAAATTCTTCTAGGTTACTCTGTTCGCTTTTGCCTGCCGACGTGACTAAAGCTCTGGTAGATTCTGAAGTCTCTCTAGCTATTCCTGAGGGTGATTTAGCGAGTTCAGGAGGCTTGGCTGGTATTcttttttcatcagttttttcTTCTGTGCTCATGGTAGTTTCTGGAGAGATGTGgtgtttctttcctttcattttttcagATTGGATGTACCTGAGTGGCTCTGCCAGGCTACTCTTTTCACTTCTGCCCTCTTTGTCCCTGGACTCAATGGTGGGTTCTACTTTAGTCTCTGAAAATATTTGTCTCCTGTCAGATGGATATTCAGATTTCACCTTGAGTTGCTCCAACATAGCACTTGCTACACTTTTGTCACTTTGTCTCTTTGTTTCACTAGAAGGGTAATCAGCAGGGGTATGTTGGCTTTTTGATTCAGTAGTTGACTTTGATTTGGCTTCAGAAGG
The DNA window shown above is from Elephas maximus indicus isolate mEleMax1 chromosome 4, mEleMax1 primary haplotype, whole genome shotgun sequence and carries:
- the FAM186A gene encoding protein FAM186A, encoding MDISMQLIDITSNVQRIINRYTIDQNLLQGRKTSIVEYNKQRRSNFMEKISAFSHTLEVREKTLAQVLAWLEEWNVILSEITATDIEERSHWIAQMEILPATFKAIESNVKILTKISVSLFEDRKKQKKKITSRGTLWKPWKERVTKRPATAHALRPDQMISDEFATNTKVSEIQDMLQELIGSSMFSKMENNAIKYISSTITNLSKALSAVNEELKISLQSANTLIDDTAEKEKELSLNIIEDLSEKNEMLQRQLQNAEEKCEQLIRSRSLLEHQIQVFAASPLKAFPKLSPPSSLSIARSDDIEDSVDSILAKEFENVVDEAQRKGAKSPGVKWDPAISHTVQAEITPDLTEQQQQTSPDKNQKIEDKADMHLKGKTDQHQSQKRKHTEKPHMGETSGSKLSEEQGEQKVARSKPSHHSEPQALGKKGKEIKSPSEAKSKSTTESKSQHTPADYPSSETKRQSDKSVASAMLEQLKVKSEYPSDRRQIFSETKVEPTIESRDKEGRSEKSSLAEPLRYIQSEKMKGKKHHISPETTMSTEEKTDEKRIPAKPPELAKSPSGIARETSESTRALVTSAGKSEQSNLEEFQKAIMAFLKEKIDNAGKPSDKKTMLMEELLLKRAEAKKLGIIKAKLEEYFQTVAEIIAKTLRKYKDLKKAGQVGEKPKPSKKGASFMPGLQIQKPSASTKADINTFLSQENMDPVISNLIQMILTEIESERDVPVVSTLGRDHKEKEEQRQGEYLPGSQEFSGMSLKHQLLKEKSLWKERHETINKNLEREKTWLQMKEGKQLQQTQKPWQEIEVWKEQQKQWMQKWIEQEGKQKQREMEEEEQRLLEAREHKMKEKVVLLKEEEQMRQVQEEARQLELTKWEKEEEKQNVEDYERQRQKKAVDQVMIKEKKPEDLEKMVSPTTVLSSDSIYSPRQRSMLKFASQLYPRKEIHENLKSFKVLPDGQHSVPITPPTSVQSSPPGVFPVPGGSPTKWITLTSEQAQALGITLTPQQAQAQGVTLTPQQAQAQGVALTPQQPQAQGVTLTPQQAQAQGVALTPQQAQAQRITLTPQQAQALGIKLTSEQAQAQGITLTPQQAQALGITLTPQQAQAQGVTLTPQQAQALGITLTPQQAQAQGVTLTPQQAQAQGVTLTPQQAQALGIKLTSEQAQAQGITLTPQQAQALGITLTPQQAQAQGVTLTPQQAQAQGVTLTPQQAQALGIKLTSEQAQAQGITLTPQQAQALGITLTPQQAQAQGVTLTPQQAQALGIKLTSEQAQAQGITLTPQQAQALGITLTPQQAQAQGVTLTPQQAQAQGVTLTPQQAQALGIKLTSEQAQAQGITLTPQQAQALGITLTPQQAQAQGVTLTPQQAQALGIKLTSEQAQAQGITLTPQQAQALGITLTPQQAQAQGVTLTPQQAQAQGVTLTPQQAQALGIKLTSEQAQAQGITLTPQQAQALGITLTPQQAHAQGITLTPQQAQALGITLNPEEAQAQGLSFTPQQAQALGITFTPEEAQALGITVTLEEAQARGITLTLQQAQALGITLTPQQAESLGITLTPQQAQALGITLIPQQAEELGVPITPENAWVSAVTRTLKQAQTLGPPLNLKQAQALGVPLIPEQFRELGISLTSDKDHVLGSSLIPEQVQPSLRPFQELKASLSPGQSFTLSPSQFMVSSAIAEKSSVFGVSSPLQISRSPLTQSPCALGTPLVMGIASDPEKLLAPQTLPSSRGQLTPMQFLPQGVPPTPRQLFTSRGPLTPQPPLILKASLTPRQPLIPGVPPISGQIPSLPPGQPLVSEAYSIPGELLESRPFTLPEQPQVFHPPLWGPSTLGQHLAPWILPIPGQPSPLWGHPTSGQPPKLWASPTPGKLQKDLTSLVFEKSKKGLEIISPKSKSALVPPSDSKFKAKQAPKTFRKSDVSDTSEETQMLQDPFAMEQFRTFQPYLTDYTRAPVSQTPYIDEGALPTCMKPIALLPSLITRSPKISQVSLSEWDQKSRLPPIDRPWILTSVLATKKPKMIVPPSSPQELEEEEKYFVDVEAQRKNLVLLNQATKTSGLSSQMHTTARNLIIETLHTDTVRLGYLFRKYIAYRLIQRARNNIIKRLQAIQNTGKGYESRNLYIMLGRIDDYQKKVMQVWTEKQKSLEQKRTQCLRKILHLFSQLREMYKLNLSQPIPLIIDEKQMPASTKFIRHPYLELLTKENRKPDTFRKFRQQKDHMEAIWNADISTLSYPITEKKSIHSLWAQLGGYPDIPRLLQLDVHSTFRKSLASIQSQ